The following proteins are co-located in the Actinomycetota bacterium genome:
- a CDS encoding cold-shock protein: protein MDNGTVKWFNADKGYGFITPESGGEDLFVHFSEIQGHGFKTLEEGQKVSYQVTQGQKGPQASQVTPV from the coding sequence AACTGTCAAGTGGTTCAACGCCGACAAGGGCTACGGCTTCATCACCCCAGAGTCCGGTGGCGAGGACCTGTTCGTCCACTTCTCTGAGATCCAGGGGCACGGCTTCAAGACCCTCGAAGAGGGTCAGAAGGTCTCGTACCAGGTGACGCAGGGCCAGAAGGGCCCCCAGGCCAGCCAGGTCACCCCGGTCTGA
- a CDS encoding DEAD/DEAH box helicase family protein: MSQEDGLSALEFRFPFRRYQRLALSWLESVVDTAEDDGRYHVVAPPGSGKTILGVEMVRRFGRPAVVLAPTTAIQEQWREQVGLFLPEGGDPRAVVSTDPHRLTPITVLTYQSVSTSTRPDQPLDELACERWREELVASSQAGDVDATSKRLDKIRANNPAAFRRELARRHRRVKRDLLRTGQADIERFLHDNAAPCSTVS; the protein is encoded by the coding sequence GTGTCGCAGGAGGACGGCCTGTCGGCCCTGGAGTTCCGGTTCCCGTTCCGTCGTTACCAGCGGCTCGCGCTGAGCTGGTTGGAGTCGGTCGTCGACACGGCCGAGGACGACGGGCGCTACCACGTCGTCGCTCCGCCGGGGTCGGGCAAGACGATCCTGGGTGTGGAGATGGTCCGCCGGTTCGGGCGGCCCGCGGTCGTGCTGGCACCGACGACGGCCATCCAGGAGCAGTGGCGGGAGCAGGTCGGGCTCTTCCTCCCGGAGGGCGGTGATCCCCGCGCCGTTGTGAGCACCGATCCGCACCGGCTCACCCCGATCACCGTCCTGACCTACCAGTCGGTGTCCACCTCGACACGCCCGGACCAACCGCTCGACGAGCTCGCGTGCGAGCGGTGGCGTGAGGAGCTCGTCGCTTCCTCCCAGGCCGGCGACGTCGATGCGACGTCGAAGCGCCTGGACAAGATACGGGCGAACAACCCCGCCGCGTTCCGACGGGAGCTGGCCCGCCGTCACCGGCGGGTGAAGCGGGACCTGCTCCGCACGGGGCAGGCGGACATCGAGCGGTTCCTGCACGACAACGCCGCGCCCTGCTCGACCGTCTCGTGA